From a single Lolium rigidum isolate FL_2022 chromosome 7, APGP_CSIRO_Lrig_0.1, whole genome shotgun sequence genomic region:
- the LOC124677635 gene encoding protein BZR1 homolog 1-like isoform X2, translated as MTSGAARAAAEAAAADGGLGRTPTWKERENNKRRERRRRAIAAKIFTGLRAMGNYKLPKHCDNNEVLKELCREAGWVVEDDGTTYRKGYKPPPSSGPFSGVSSAGMSPCSSSQQLLSAPSSSFPSPVPSYHASPASSSFPSPTRLDSQSSACLLPFLRGLPNLPALRVSSSAPVTPPLSSPTASRPPKIQKPDWDVDPFRHPFFALSAPASPTRGRRYDHPDTIPECDESDVSTVDSGRWISFQMATTAPTSPAYNLINRAPSGGGPEFEFDKRIVTPWEGERIHEVAAEELELTLGVGSK; from the exons ATGACGTCGGGGGCGGCCAGGGCGGCggccgaggccgcggcggcggacggcgggcTGGGCCGGACGCCCACCTGGAAGGAGCGCGAGAACAACAAGCGgcgcgagcggcggcgccgggcCATCGCCGCCAAGATCTTCACGGGGCTCCGGGCCATGGGCAACTACAAGCTCCCCAAGCACTGCGACAACAACGAGGTGCTGAAGGAGCTCTGCCGCGAGGCCGGCTGGGTCGTCGAGGACGACGGCACCACCTACCGCAAG GGATAcaagccgccgccgtcgtccggcCCGTTCAGCGGGGTCTCGTCGGCGGGCATGAGCCCCTGCTCGTCCTCGCAGCAGCTGCTGAgcgcgccctcctcctccttcccgaGCCCCGTGCCGTCCTACCACGCGAGCCCGGCGTCGTCGAGCTTCCCGAGCCCCACCCGCCTCGACAGCCAGAGCTCCGCCTGCCTGCTCCCCTTCCTCCGCGGCCTCCCCAACCTGCCCGCGCTCCGCGTCTCCAGCAGCGCGCCGGTCACGCCGCCGCTCTCGTCGCCGACGGCGTCGCGCCCGCCCAAGATCCAGAAGCCGGACTGGGACGTCGACCCGTTCCGCCACCCCTTCTTCGCCCTCTCCGCGCCCGCCAGCCCCACCCGCGGCCGCAGGTACGACCACCCGGACACCATCCCCGAGTGCGACGAGTCGGACGTCTCCACCGTCGACTCCGGCCGCTGGATCAGCTTCCAGATGGCCACCACGGCGCCCACGTCGCCCGCATACAACCTCATCAACCGAGCCCCATCCGG CGGCGGCCCGGAGTTCGAGTTCGATAAGCGGATTGTCACGCCCTGGGAAGGGGAGAGGATCCACGAGGTCGCCGCCGAGGAGCTCGAGCTCACGCTTGGCGTCGGCTCCAAGTGA
- the LOC124677635 gene encoding protein BZR1 homolog 1-like isoform X1, whose protein sequence is MTSGAARAAAEAAAADGGLGRTPTWKERENNKRRERRRRAIAAKIFTGLRAMGNYKLPKHCDNNEVLKELCREAGWVVEDDGTTYRKGYKPPPSSGPFSGVSSAGMSPCSSSQQLLSAPSSSFPSPVPSYHASPASSSFPSPTRLDSQSSACLLPFLRGLPNLPALRVSSSAPVTPPLSSPTASRPPKIQKPDWDVDPFRHPFFALSAPASPTRGRRYDHPDTIPECDESDVSTVDSGRWISFQMATTAPTSPAYNLINRAPSGSNSNSMEIEGMAAGDIRGRSGGPEFEFDKRIVTPWEGERIHEVAAEELELTLGVGSK, encoded by the exons ATGACGTCGGGGGCGGCCAGGGCGGCggccgaggccgcggcggcggacggcgggcTGGGCCGGACGCCCACCTGGAAGGAGCGCGAGAACAACAAGCGgcgcgagcggcggcgccgggcCATCGCCGCCAAGATCTTCACGGGGCTCCGGGCCATGGGCAACTACAAGCTCCCCAAGCACTGCGACAACAACGAGGTGCTGAAGGAGCTCTGCCGCGAGGCCGGCTGGGTCGTCGAGGACGACGGCACCACCTACCGCAAG GGATAcaagccgccgccgtcgtccggcCCGTTCAGCGGGGTCTCGTCGGCGGGCATGAGCCCCTGCTCGTCCTCGCAGCAGCTGCTGAgcgcgccctcctcctccttcccgaGCCCCGTGCCGTCCTACCACGCGAGCCCGGCGTCGTCGAGCTTCCCGAGCCCCACCCGCCTCGACAGCCAGAGCTCCGCCTGCCTGCTCCCCTTCCTCCGCGGCCTCCCCAACCTGCCCGCGCTCCGCGTCTCCAGCAGCGCGCCGGTCACGCCGCCGCTCTCGTCGCCGACGGCGTCGCGCCCGCCCAAGATCCAGAAGCCGGACTGGGACGTCGACCCGTTCCGCCACCCCTTCTTCGCCCTCTCCGCGCCCGCCAGCCCCACCCGCGGCCGCAGGTACGACCACCCGGACACCATCCCCGAGTGCGACGAGTCGGACGTCTCCACCGTCGACTCCGGCCGCTGGATCAGCTTCCAGATGGCCACCACGGCGCCCACGTCGCCCGCATACAACCTCATCAACCGAGCCCCATCCGGGTCCAACTCCAACTCCATGGAGATCGAGGGAATGGCGGCGGGGGACATCAGGGGCCGAAGCGGCGGCCCGGAGTTCGAGTTCGATAAGCGGATTGTCACGCCCTGGGAAGGGGAGAGGATCCACGAGGTCGCCGCCGAGGAGCTCGAGCTCACGCTTGGCGTCGGCTCCAAGTGA